From a region of the Maridesulfovibrio ferrireducens genome:
- a CDS encoding DMT family transporter, whose translation MSVSDSKYLPVVALVIAVFLWASSFVVLKIALAVYDPMIVIFGRMILASLCFVFFIPTFRKQKFQKGDLKWLLVMAFCEPCMYFVFESHAMIYTSASQAGMIVATLPLLMAVSARFILGEKLSRKTLIGFVMAVIGGIWLSIYGSSTEASPDPMLGNFLEFLAMCCAVGYMTILKKMTAHYSALFITAFQAFMGAIFYLPLLALPTTVMPTTFHPAATFSIIYLGIGITLGAYGLYNYGMSRLPANQTTAYVNLIPVFTLIMGWTILDEKLNTMQFIAAGLVMCGVILSQDNRSRKKSELI comes from the coding sequence ATGTCTGTCTCTGATTCAAAATATCTACCTGTAGTAGCCCTTGTCATTGCTGTTTTTTTATGGGCAAGTTCCTTTGTAGTCCTAAAAATAGCTTTGGCCGTTTACGATCCAATGATTGTAATTTTTGGAAGAATGATTCTGGCTTCACTATGTTTTGTCTTTTTTATCCCAACCTTTAGAAAACAAAAATTTCAAAAGGGCGATCTAAAATGGCTGCTCGTCATGGCATTTTGTGAGCCATGTATGTACTTCGTCTTCGAAAGCCACGCCATGATATACACTTCCGCTTCACAAGCCGGAATGATCGTGGCTACTCTTCCGCTGCTTATGGCTGTGTCGGCAAGGTTTATTCTAGGCGAAAAGCTAAGCAGAAAAACTCTCATAGGTTTCGTGATGGCTGTAATCGGAGGAATCTGGCTTTCTATTTACGGCAGTTCCACCGAAGCATCCCCCGACCCTATGCTGGGTAATTTCCTAGAATTTTTAGCGATGTGCTGCGCAGTCGGCTACATGACCATTTTAAAAAAAATGACAGCCCACTATTCAGCTCTTTTTATCACCGCGTTCCAAGCTTTTATGGGGGCGATCTTTTATCTTCCCCTTTTAGCACTGCCGACAACTGTTATGCCGACAACGTTTCATCCCGCTGCAACCTTTTCCATTATATACCTAGGAATTGGTATCACCCTCGGCGCGTACGGCTTGTATAACTACGGAATGAGCCGGTTACCTGCGAATCAGACTACAGCATACGTTAATCTGATTCCGGTTTTTACCCTGATTATGGGCTGGACAATACTGGACGAAAAATTAAACACCATGCAGTTCATCGCAGCAGGACTGGTCATGTGCGGTGTAATACTCAGTCAGGATAATCGCAGCCGCAAAAAATCAGAACTAATATAA
- a CDS encoding M81 family metallopeptidase, producing MTFNVMTAEISHETNSFSLHKTGKRAFMARYALMGDAAVAERGAENTTLAGFLDIGRAHDWQVTHVISAAAGPSGKIRRKAFDWLCEPILSNIENHQYDGLLLGLHGAMGLDFCEDGEGELLRRIRSLVGNKMPIAITLDPHANVGKQICELADIIVSYKTYPHIDMRDIGQQAGEILQRTMAGEIKPRTIRVSRLMLEEINGGRTDIGPMIERIAAAQNYEEQADVFAVSINAGFASADVREVGPTVLVTGQGDFATHTAFAETIADDIWNRRFEVLNDYLDVTEAAAIAAAYDSDKGPLVIADYADNPGAGGYGDSTDLLRELLNAGVTNGCFAPIVDGDVVQTLQAAVVGEYVQIELGGKTDPDFGGGPLAVEAELLFLSDGHFIGDGPMIHGLRGSFGPSAVIRVGGIEILVVTIPGQILDLQQFKAFDIDPQHKKVIALKSMQHFRAAFEPIAGQIIICDSGALCTPRYDRLPYRNVPRPIFPLDQFEI from the coding sequence ATGACTTTCAATGTCATGACTGCCGAAATTTCTCATGAAACCAATTCGTTTAGCCTCCACAAAACCGGGAAACGAGCCTTCATGGCCCGCTATGCGCTAATGGGTGACGCTGCTGTTGCTGAGAGAGGGGCAGAAAACACAACGCTTGCTGGCTTTCTTGATATAGGCCGTGCGCATGATTGGCAGGTCACTCATGTTATCAGTGCCGCTGCCGGACCTAGCGGTAAAATCAGGCGCAAAGCTTTTGACTGGCTGTGTGAGCCGATTCTTTCCAATATCGAAAACCATCAATATGACGGATTGCTTCTCGGTCTACATGGAGCAATGGGGCTTGATTTCTGCGAAGATGGCGAAGGTGAACTGCTTCGGCGTATCCGCAGTCTGGTGGGGAATAAGATGCCGATAGCCATCACTCTGGATCCACATGCAAATGTCGGTAAACAGATATGTGAATTGGCTGACATCATTGTGTCATACAAAACATACCCGCACATCGATATGCGTGATATCGGTCAGCAAGCTGGCGAAATTCTCCAGCGGACTATGGCGGGCGAAATCAAACCACGTACAATCCGCGTCAGTCGACTTATGCTCGAAGAAATCAATGGAGGACGAACAGATATCGGTCCGATGATCGAGCGCATTGCCGCAGCACAAAATTATGAAGAACAGGCGGATGTTTTCGCCGTAAGCATCAATGCCGGATTTGCCAGTGCTGATGTCAGAGAAGTTGGCCCAACAGTGTTGGTGACCGGACAAGGAGATTTTGCCACGCACACGGCATTCGCCGAAACCATCGCAGATGACATCTGGAACCGGCGCTTTGAAGTTCTCAACGACTATCTCGACGTGACAGAAGCAGCCGCAATTGCCGCGGCCTATGATTCCGACAAAGGGCCGTTGGTCATTGCCGACTATGCGGATAATCCCGGAGCCGGAGGCTATGGCGATTCAACGGATTTATTACGTGAATTGCTCAATGCGGGTGTGACCAATGGATGTTTTGCTCCCATAGTAGATGGAGACGTCGTGCAGACGTTGCAGGCAGCAGTTGTTGGAGAATATGTTCAGATTGAACTTGGTGGCAAGACCGATCCTGATTTCGGTGGCGGTCCGCTTGCAGTTGAGGCCGAACTCCTTTTTCTGAGCGACGGACACTTTATTGGCGACGGTCCCATGATCCATGGACTCCGCGGCAGTTTCGGCCCCAGTGCAGTTATCCGTGTCGGCGGTATTGAAATATTGGTGGTTACCATCCCCGGACAAATACTTGATTTGCAACAGTTTAAAGCCTTTGATATTGATCCGCAACACAAGAAGGTTATAGCTCTAAAGTCGATGCAACACTTCCGCGCTGCGTTCGAACCGATTGCTGGACAAATAATAATCTGTGACAGTGGAGCACTTTGCACCCCACGATATGACCGATTGCCCTATCGCAATGTACCAAGACCTATTTTCCCACTCGATCAGTTTGAAATATGA
- a CDS encoding DMT family transporter, producing the protein MSSSSILYLKLIASVIFWGGTWIAGRILAGDMTPYSAAFLRFLFATFFMFILVCRATGKTPKCNKEDVLPLIFLGITGVALYNIMFFTGLQTVTAGRAALIIAAVPTVIAIGSAIIFKEKFTLSKAAGFLIALIGVSTVVGDGNPLAILTKGISFGDLCIIGCVFSWTAYSLAGKPVMKRVSPLNAVFWSCLFGAMMLSIPAFSHGLIAEVKVMSLLDLGCLLFLAFLGTSLAFSWYCEAIGKIGPSKTGIFINLVPITAILLGAIILDEQIGMSLIIGGTLTISGVWLTNRS; encoded by the coding sequence ATGTCATCATCCAGCATTCTTTATCTCAAACTGATCGCATCTGTTATATTCTGGGGCGGAACATGGATTGCCGGAAGAATTCTCGCCGGAGATATGACTCCTTATTCGGCGGCTTTTCTCCGCTTCCTATTCGCAACATTTTTTATGTTCATACTCGTATGCAGAGCAACCGGAAAAACTCCAAAGTGCAACAAAGAAGACGTACTTCCATTAATATTTCTGGGTATAACCGGAGTCGCTCTATACAACATAATGTTCTTTACCGGACTTCAAACTGTTACAGCCGGGCGAGCCGCCCTGATTATTGCGGCTGTCCCGACAGTAATAGCCATCGGCTCCGCCATCATATTTAAAGAAAAATTCACTCTGTCAAAAGCGGCCGGATTTCTAATTGCTCTTATCGGGGTAAGTACCGTTGTCGGAGATGGAAACCCTCTTGCTATTCTGACTAAAGGAATCAGCTTCGGAGATCTCTGTATTATCGGCTGTGTTTTCAGCTGGACGGCTTATTCTTTGGCTGGAAAGCCCGTAATGAAAAGAGTTTCCCCGCTCAACGCAGTATTCTGGTCATGTTTATTCGGAGCCATGATGCTCTCGATTCCGGCTTTTTCACACGGCCTGATTGCTGAAGTTAAGGTCATGTCATTACTGGACCTGGGCTGCCTCCTGTTTCTTGCTTTTCTCGGTACAAGTCTGGCTTTCAGTTGGTATTGTGAAGCTATCGGTAAAATAGGTCCGTCAAAAACAGGTATTTTTATCAATCTGGTACCGATCACCGCCATCCTTCTCGGAGCTATTATTCTTGATGAGCAAATTGGGATGTCACTGATTATTGGCGGTACTCTTACTATTTCCGGGGTTTGGCTCACTAATCGAAGCTAA
- the mqnE gene encoding aminofutalosine synthase MqnE translates to MISKKYFDNVGLGSILEKVLAGDRLSIEDGHTLYDCADLTALGALASIVRRRMHGNKTFYVLNRHINYTNICINGCKFCAYARERGEEGSFQLSKEDILEKLRSAPVAPREIHVVGGCHPDIPLSFFEDTFTAIKKEFPQATLKCFTAVEIAHLAKIDGISTIETLERLRAVGVEMLPGGGAEIFEPETRNKICPKKIDGDSWLKIHGEAHSLGYTTNCTMLFGHVESIENRLDHLDQLRKQQDATGGFNCFIPLPFLTENSKLKIDNPLTGIDELKTIAISRLMLDNIPHIKAYWVMLTVKQAQVALHYGADDFDGTVVEEKIGHMAGATSEQVLGRKELEEMIIGCGFTPVERDAAFNEIS, encoded by the coding sequence ATGATTTCAAAAAAATATTTTGATAATGTAGGACTCGGCTCCATTCTGGAGAAAGTTCTGGCTGGTGACAGACTCTCTATAGAAGATGGTCACACCCTTTATGATTGCGCGGATTTGACAGCACTGGGTGCTCTTGCATCAATAGTCAGACGCAGAATGCATGGAAACAAAACTTTCTATGTTCTCAATCGCCATATCAACTATACAAACATTTGTATTAACGGCTGTAAGTTCTGTGCTTACGCCCGTGAACGCGGCGAGGAAGGATCATTCCAGCTCTCTAAAGAAGATATCCTTGAAAAGTTACGTAGCGCGCCAGTTGCTCCGCGTGAAATTCATGTGGTCGGAGGCTGCCACCCCGACATCCCTCTTTCATTTTTTGAAGATACTTTCACTGCGATTAAAAAAGAATTTCCACAGGCAACATTAAAATGTTTCACAGCAGTGGAAATTGCCCATCTTGCAAAAATAGACGGAATTTCTACAATCGAAACACTTGAAAGACTGCGTGCTGTCGGAGTTGAAATGCTTCCCGGTGGAGGCGCTGAAATTTTCGAACCTGAAACACGCAATAAAATATGTCCCAAAAAGATAGACGGTGACAGTTGGCTTAAAATTCATGGGGAAGCTCATTCTCTGGGATACACTACTAACTGCACAATGCTTTTCGGGCATGTCGAATCAATAGAAAACCGCCTCGATCACCTCGACCAACTCCGCAAGCAACAGGATGCCACTGGCGGTTTCAATTGTTTCATCCCGCTTCCGTTTCTTACTGAAAACAGCAAACTGAAAATTGACAACCCGCTGACCGGAATCGACGAACTGAAAACAATCGCCATAAGCAGATTGATGCTGGACAACATCCCGCACATAAAAGCCTACTGGGTGATGCTCACTGTTAAACAGGCTCAGGTTGCTCTTCATTATGGAGCTGATGATTTTGACGGAACAGTTGTCGAAGAAAAAATCGGGCATATGGCCGGAGCAACATCAGAGCAAGTTCTGGGCAGAAAAGAATTAGAAGAAATGATTATCGGCTGCGGTTTTACCCCGGTTGAACGCGATGCTGCTTTTAATGAAATTTCCTGA
- a CDS encoding Lrp/AsnC family transcriptional regulator, with protein sequence MSKRKIDETDRRILTILQNSGRISNADIARKVGMAPSAVLERVRKLESKGILVGYEAIVDPKSVGRSLTAFIYVNASEGVGATKTGAELANVPGVLEVHYCAGRDSYLIKVRCEDTDGLAIMLGIIGRIETVRDTNSTIVLNTIKESRAIPLGEDIGDGF encoded by the coding sequence ATGAGTAAGAGAAAGATTGACGAAACTGACAGAAGAATTCTGACAATACTTCAGAATAGTGGAAGGATTTCTAATGCCGATATCGCAAGAAAAGTCGGAATGGCACCTTCTGCTGTACTTGAACGAGTGCGCAAGCTGGAAAGCAAGGGCATACTTGTCGGATATGAAGCCATTGTGGACCCTAAATCTGTAGGCAGATCGCTTACAGCTTTCATTTATGTTAACGCAAGTGAAGGGGTAGGGGCTACAAAGACCGGCGCAGAATTAGCCAATGTTCCTGGAGTATTGGAAGTTCATTATTGCGCAGGGCGGGACAGTTATCTGATTAAGGTCCGGTGCGAAGATACTGACGGCTTGGCTATCATGCTTGGCATTATCGGGCGCATTGAAACCGTAAGAGATACTAATTCCACCATCGTTTTAAATACGATTAAGGAATCCCGTGCTATTCCTCTGGGCGAGGATATTGGTGATGGTTTTTAG
- a CDS encoding proline dehydrogenase family protein, whose translation MSVEISTLDPQVIERGKVFFKSISGEAPSVFNKGWWTGKVMDWAMKNEDFKVQMFRFVDVLPYLNTSESLSRHIEEYFAADDSNIPDVLKWGATKTGFGGGLVAKVLNKTIRSNIEGMARQFIIGQKAKEAVKGIRKLRKDGFAFVLDLLGEATVSQEEAQAYLDGYLEVLDALEGEYKKWDALDASGDLDWGSAPKINVAVKPSAFYSQSKPVDLEGTVQGMIKSIEPVYQKVMGMNGFMCIDMEALKYKEPTIEMYKRLRKKYPEYQHLGIVFQAYLKCVDHDVKDLIDWAREENLPISIRLVKGAYWDYETVIAKQNDWEVPVWTHKPESDMAFERVSKMILENHDICHFACASHNIRSISAIMEMASKMNVPDERYEFQVLYGMAEPVRKGLRNVAKRVRLYCPYGDLIPGMAYLVRRLLENTANESFLKQTFADEADISVLLKNPELTLESELANKPVAKPDKRIRYKGVDGELEPFSNFPPSDFTEKEQRDAFPVAMSNIRKEFGKQYPLYINGQDVVTGDTLDSYNPADPSEIIGTVCQAGVAEVDKAVGVAKEAYIDWRNVEPRVRAQYLLKAAAYCKENINDLCAMQVLEVGKQWEQAQADVGEAIDFMEYYARETIRLGEPRRMGNSPGEYSQYFYQGKGVAAVIAPWNFPLAISVGMVSAAIVCGCPVVYKPAGIASAVGHGLVDMFKAAGLPDGVFNYIPGRGSVMGDHLVDHPDIAVIAFTGSMEVGLRIQERAAKVHPGQEHCKKVIAEMGGKNAIIIDDDADLDEAVLGVLYASFGFQGQKCSACSRVIVLDSIYDRFVHRLKEAAESVKLGPAEDPSNYMGPVVDKAAQKNVLNYGKIAEEEGKVLVKLEAPAEYTSKGGCYTPLLIVEGITKNHRIAQEEVFGPVLVVMRAADFSEAVDIANSTRFALTGAVYSRSPKNLEYASKEFRVGNLYLNKPSVGALVERHAFGGFKMSGVGSKSGGPDYLLQFMDPRLVCENTMRRGFAPISEDDDWVA comes from the coding sequence ATGAGTGTAGAAATCTCTACCCTTGACCCTCAGGTTATTGAGCGCGGTAAAGTCTTTTTTAAATCCATTTCAGGCGAAGCTCCATCCGTTTTTAATAAAGGGTGGTGGACTGGCAAGGTTATGGACTGGGCTATGAAGAATGAAGACTTCAAAGTTCAGATGTTTCGCTTTGTCGATGTTCTGCCCTACCTGAACACCTCAGAATCTCTTTCAAGACATATTGAAGAGTATTTTGCCGCAGACGATAGTAACATCCCGGATGTTTTGAAATGGGGCGCTACTAAAACCGGATTCGGCGGCGGACTTGTTGCAAAGGTTTTGAACAAAACCATCCGTTCAAATATTGAAGGTATGGCTCGTCAGTTCATTATCGGACAGAAGGCTAAAGAGGCTGTAAAAGGAATTCGCAAGCTGCGTAAAGACGGTTTTGCTTTTGTTCTGGATCTTCTCGGCGAGGCTACCGTCAGTCAGGAAGAGGCTCAGGCTTATCTTGATGGATATCTTGAAGTTCTTGATGCCCTTGAGGGTGAATATAAAAAATGGGACGCTCTTGATGCTTCCGGCGATCTGGACTGGGGAAGTGCTCCTAAAATTAACGTAGCAGTAAAACCTTCTGCCTTTTATTCACAGTCCAAGCCTGTTGACCTTGAAGGGACAGTGCAGGGAATGATAAAAAGCATCGAGCCTGTCTATCAGAAAGTAATGGGTATGAACGGGTTCATGTGCATTGATATGGAAGCTCTTAAGTATAAAGAACCTACCATTGAAATGTATAAAAGGCTTAGAAAGAAATATCCTGAATATCAGCATCTCGGAATAGTTTTTCAGGCTTACCTTAAGTGCGTTGACCATGATGTCAAAGACTTGATCGATTGGGCTCGGGAAGAAAATCTACCCATATCTATCCGTCTGGTTAAAGGCGCTTACTGGGATTATGAAACAGTCATTGCCAAGCAGAATGATTGGGAAGTCCCGGTGTGGACTCATAAGCCGGAGTCCGACATGGCTTTTGAACGCGTTTCCAAAATGATTCTTGAAAATCATGATATCTGTCATTTCGCCTGTGCTTCTCATAATATCCGTTCCATTTCAGCTATAATGGAAATGGCCAGTAAGATGAATGTTCCAGATGAAAGATATGAATTTCAGGTGCTTTACGGAATGGCTGAGCCTGTTCGTAAAGGACTTAGAAATGTTGCTAAGCGCGTTCGTTTATATTGCCCGTATGGTGATCTGATTCCCGGAATGGCTTATCTTGTTCGCCGTTTACTTGAAAACACAGCCAACGAATCTTTCTTGAAACAGACCTTTGCTGATGAAGCAGACATAAGTGTTCTTCTCAAGAATCCTGAACTGACTCTTGAGAGTGAACTGGCGAATAAACCTGTTGCCAAACCAGACAAAAGAATTCGCTATAAAGGCGTTGACGGAGAACTTGAACCGTTCTCTAATTTCCCTCCTTCAGATTTTACCGAAAAAGAACAGCGCGACGCATTTCCTGTTGCGATGAGTAATATCCGCAAGGAATTCGGTAAGCAGTATCCTCTTTATATTAACGGACAGGATGTTGTTACCGGAGACACTCTTGATTCTTATAACCCTGCGGACCCTTCCGAGATTATCGGAACAGTTTGTCAGGCCGGAGTTGCCGAGGTTGATAAGGCTGTCGGCGTAGCTAAAGAGGCTTATATCGACTGGCGCAACGTTGAACCGAGAGTGCGTGCTCAATACTTGTTGAAGGCTGCTGCATATTGCAAAGAGAATATTAATGATCTGTGCGCCATGCAGGTTCTTGAAGTTGGCAAGCAATGGGAGCAGGCTCAGGCGGATGTAGGTGAGGCTATCGATTTCATGGAATACTATGCCCGTGAAACTATCCGCCTCGGTGAGCCTAGACGTATGGGGAATTCACCCGGTGAATACAGTCAGTATTTTTATCAGGGCAAAGGCGTTGCCGCCGTTATTGCTCCTTGGAATTTCCCTCTGGCAATCAGCGTCGGAATGGTTTCAGCCGCCATTGTCTGCGGTTGTCCGGTTGTCTATAAGCCTGCGGGAATTGCTTCTGCAGTAGGGCACGGACTTGTTGATATGTTTAAAGCTGCCGGCCTGCCGGATGGTGTATTCAACTACATTCCCGGTCGCGGGTCAGTAATGGGAGATCATCTTGTAGATCATCCTGATATAGCTGTAATAGCCTTCACAGGATCAATGGAAGTAGGTCTGAGGATTCAGGAACGAGCTGCAAAAGTTCATCCCGGACAGGAACACTGTAAAAAAGTTATCGCTGAGATGGGCGGCAAGAATGCAATCATTATTGATGATGATGCTGATCTTGATGAAGCCGTGCTCGGAGTGCTTTATGCTTCTTTCGGATTCCAGGGGCAGAAATGTTCAGCATGTTCCCGCGTAATTGTGCTTGATTCCATCTACGACAGATTTGTTCATCGTTTGAAGGAAGCCGCTGAATCCGTTAAGCTTGGACCGGCCGAAGATCCTTCAAATTATATGGGACCAGTTGTCGATAAGGCTGCACAGAAGAATGTACTTAATTACGGTAAAATTGCTGAAGAGGAAGGAAAGGTTCTTGTTAAGCTTGAAGCTCCCGCTGAATACACATCAAAGGGCGGATGCTATACTCCTCTTCTGATAGTAGAAGGAATAACGAAAAATCATCGCATCGCGCAGGAAGAAGTCTTCGGACCAGTACTTGTTGTTATGCGGGCAGCGGACTTCTCCGAGGCCGTAGACATTGCTAACTCAACACGATTCGCGTTGACCGGAGCAGTTTACTCCAGAAGCCCTAAAAATCTTGAATATGCCTCCAAAGAATTCAGAGTCGGTAACTTATACCTGAACAAACCAAGCGTTGGCGCTCTTGTTGAAAGACACGCCTTCGGTGGATTTAAAATGTCAGGTGTCGGATCAAAATCCGGTGGCCCTGACTACTTGTTACAGTTCATGGACCCACGGTTAGTTTGTGAAAATACCATGCGCCGCGGATTTGCTCCAATTTCTGAAGACGATGATTGGGTAGCATAA
- a CDS encoding 1,4-dihydroxy-6-naphthoate synthase, protein MSKILKMGYSPCPNDTFIFHALASGAINIEPYTLNITLADVEELNSLARAGRMDICKVSVHAAAHILNDYILLRAGGAMGRGVGPLLLTQEPCTIEALNGKRIAIPGRHTTANLLFNLMCREAGIQVETVEKVFDEIMPAIVSGEVDGGVVIHEGRFTFKGLGLSKVADLGKWWEDYSGLPIPLGCIAIKRSLGSEVASLINSAIRRSLTLSYVDPDQSWPYIKEHAQEMDDDVVSEHIDTFVTDYSMDVGEEGEKAVSRLLLEAAQMDSIELPAGPFFIEEE, encoded by the coding sequence ATGAGTAAAATACTAAAAATGGGCTATTCACCATGCCCTAACGATACGTTTATATTTCACGCCCTCGCAAGCGGAGCGATCAATATTGAACCTTACACATTAAACATTACTCTCGCGGATGTAGAGGAGTTGAATTCTCTGGCCCGCGCAGGGCGGATGGATATTTGTAAAGTTTCAGTTCATGCGGCCGCGCATATTTTGAATGACTATATTCTCCTGCGAGCTGGCGGTGCCATGGGCAGAGGAGTCGGTCCGCTTTTACTGACTCAGGAACCTTGCACTATAGAGGCCCTTAATGGCAAGCGTATCGCAATACCCGGACGACATACGACTGCAAATTTATTGTTTAATCTGATGTGCCGCGAAGCCGGAATACAGGTTGAAACGGTTGAAAAGGTTTTTGATGAAATTATGCCCGCGATTGTTTCGGGTGAAGTTGACGGCGGAGTGGTTATTCACGAAGGGCGATTCACGTTTAAGGGGCTTGGTTTGTCAAAGGTCGCCGACCTCGGCAAGTGGTGGGAGGATTATTCAGGTCTTCCGATTCCACTCGGTTGTATCGCGATAAAAAGATCTCTCGGAAGCGAGGTCGCCTCCTTAATAAATTCCGCAATACGTAGAAGTTTGACGTTATCATACGTAGACCCGGATCAGTCGTGGCCCTACATCAAAGAACATGCTCAGGAAATGGATGATGATGTGGTCAGTGAGCATATTGATACTTTCGTGACCGATTACAGCATGGATGTCGGAGAAGAAGGGGAGAAGGCTGTTTCCAGACTTCTCCTTGAAGCTGCTCAAATGGATTCGATTGAACTCCCTGCCGGTCCTTTTTTTATTGAGGAAGAATAA
- the mqnC gene encoding cyclic dehypoxanthinyl futalosine synthase produces the protein MTNLTQSPAEVLEIGAKVSAGERINFDEAMTLLEKADLFDLASLANQIRMAKHPDLNVTYVVDRNINYSNICSCGCKFCAFYVAPGQDGGFVISREELAQKLQETVDLGGTQILMQGGHNPDLPLTYYEDMLRFIKDNYPIHIHAFSPPEIVYFSELEGISVKEVLRRLIDAGLASIPGGGAEILVDEVRSRIAPNKCTTEQWLGVMETAHNMGIRTTATMMFGHEEQPADRIKHLLALREVQDRTSGFTAFIPWTFQPDNTNIPNARRMTSVEYLRLLAVSRIVLDNFDNVQVSWVTMGPKISQLALSYGGNDFGSTMIEENVVKAAGVSFRLSENEIADLITKAGFIPKQRSMDYTLMESRNV, from the coding sequence ATGACAAATCTTACTCAAAGTCCGGCTGAAGTACTCGAAATCGGAGCTAAAGTTTCAGCGGGTGAACGCATAAATTTTGATGAAGCAATGACGCTGCTTGAAAAAGCGGACTTATTCGATTTAGCCAGCTTAGCGAATCAAATCAGAATGGCTAAACATCCTGATCTGAATGTCACCTACGTTGTTGATAGAAATATAAACTACTCAAATATTTGCTCATGCGGTTGCAAATTTTGCGCATTTTACGTGGCCCCCGGTCAAGATGGCGGTTTTGTCATCAGTAGAGAAGAGCTCGCACAAAAACTTCAGGAAACTGTTGATCTTGGCGGCACACAAATTCTCATGCAGGGTGGACATAATCCGGACTTGCCTCTTACTTATTACGAAGACATGCTCCGGTTTATAAAAGATAATTATCCGATTCATATACATGCATTCTCACCTCCTGAAATAGTTTATTTCAGTGAACTTGAAGGTATTTCTGTAAAAGAAGTACTTAGGAGACTCATTGACGCTGGACTTGCTTCCATTCCCGGCGGCGGAGCGGAAATACTTGTAGACGAAGTGAGAAGCAGAATTGCACCCAACAAGTGCACAACCGAACAATGGCTTGGCGTGATGGAAACAGCCCATAACATGGGAATCAGAACCACTGCGACCATGATGTTCGGACACGAGGAACAACCTGCTGACAGGATAAAGCATCTTTTAGCCCTTCGTGAAGTACAGGATCGCACCAGCGGATTTACAGCTTTTATTCCTTGGACTTTCCAGCCCGACAATACAAATATTCCAAATGCCCGCAGAATGACCAGCGTTGAATATCTACGCTTGTTAGCTGTCTCTAGAATTGTGCTCGATAACTTTGACAACGTGCAGGTATCGTGGGTCACAATGGGACCTAAAATTTCTCAGCTTGCATTGAGTTATGGTGGCAACGATTTCGGATCAACGATGATTGAAGAAAATGTTGTCAAAGCAGCAGGAGTAAGTTTCAGACTGTCCGAAAATGAAATAGCTGATCTTATAACAAAAGCCGGGTTCATTCCAAAGCAGCGAAGCATGGATTACACATTGATGGAGAGCCGTAATGTTTGA
- the yjgA gene encoding ribosome biogenesis factor YjgA, producing the protein MHNTEDLYDDEEEYSGPSRSQKKRDMTKLQKLAEQLMKVGTEAIKKSELPKYFIDEVLTAKAITAHEAKRRQTQYLGKLMREIETQPVIDFLNDLEFGNSEKNMRFHQLEKWREKLLEGDQTTLDEIMELHPHAERQRIAQLARNAKKEIEAGKPPKSSKALFKALREVIESAS; encoded by the coding sequence ATGCATAACACCGAAGATTTATACGATGACGAAGAGGAATATTCAGGACCCAGTCGCTCCCAGAAAAAAAGGGATATGACTAAGTTACAAAAACTGGCCGAACAGTTGATGAAAGTAGGTACTGAAGCAATAAAAAAATCGGAACTCCCTAAATACTTCATTGATGAAGTCCTGACTGCCAAAGCCATCACAGCGCACGAAGCAAAAAGACGTCAGACTCAGTATCTCGGCAAACTGATGCGCGAAATTGAAACGCAACCCGTAATCGATTTTCTGAACGACCTCGAATTCGGTAACAGTGAAAAGAACATGAGGTTTCATCAACTTGAAAAGTGGAGAGAAAAACTGCTCGAAGGCGATCAGACAACGCTTGATGAGATTATGGAACTTCATCCACATGCCGAAAGACAAAGAATCGCGCAACTTGCCAGAAATGCTAAAAAAGAAATAGAGGCAGGAAAACCTCCCAAATCTTCCAAAGCTCTTTTCAAGGCTTTACGCGAAGTAATTGAATCAGCCTCTTGA